From the Oncorhynchus nerka isolate Pitt River linkage group LG20, Oner_Uvic_2.0, whole genome shotgun sequence genome, one window contains:
- the LOC115101920 gene encoding uncharacterized protein LOC115101920: MVDTGGGACPPNLATLSFRVASVTGDRTHRSYHIPHVQAATTYPTSRQPPHTPRPGSHHIPHAQAATTYPTSRQPPHTPRPGSHHIPHAQAATTYPTPRQPPHTPHPGSHHIPLAQAATIYHPPRQPPYTTRPGSHHIPSAQAATTYPTPRQPPHTTLPGSHHIPHVQAATTYPTSRQPPHTPGPGSHHIPHVQAATTYPTPRQPPHTPRPGSHHIPHTQAATTYPTPRQPPYTTRPGSHHIPPAQAATIYHPPRQPPYTTRPGSHHIPHAQAATTYPTPRQPPHTPHPGSHHIPLAQAATIYHPPRQPPRPGSHHYHPQAATIYHPPRQPPYTTRPGSHHIPPAQAATTYHPPRQPPHTTRPGSHHIPPAQAATTYHPPRQPPHTTSPGSHHIPPAQAATTYHPPRQPPHTTRPGSHHIPPAQAATTYHPPRQPPHTPRPGSHHIPHAQAATSRHQ, translated from the coding sequence ATGGTAGACACAGGTGGCGGAGCGTGCCCACCGAACCTGGCCACCCTCTCTTTTCGAGTAGCCTCTGTAACCGGTGACAGAACGCACAGGAGCTACCACATACCCCACGTCCAGGCAGCCACCACATACCCCACGTCCAGGCAGCCACCACATACCCCACGTCCAGGCAGCCACCACATACCCCACGCCCAGGCAGCCACCACATACCCCACGTCCAGGCAGCCACCACATACCCCACGCCCAGGCAGCCACCACATACCCCACGCCCAGGCAGCCACCACATACCCCACACCCAGGCAGCCACCACATACCCCACACCCAGGCAGCCACCATATACCACTCGCCCAGGCAGCCACCATATACCACCCGCCCAGGCAGCCACCATATACCACCCGCCCAGGCAGCCACCACATACCATCCGCCCAGGCAGCCACCACATACCCCACGCCCAGGCAGCCACCACATACCACACTTCCAGGCAGCCACCACATACCCCACGTCCAGGCAGCCACCACATACCCCACGTCCAGGCAGCCACCACATACCCCAGGCCCAGGCAGCCACCACATACCCCACGTCCAGGCAGCCACCACATACCCCACGCCCAGGCAGCCACCACATACCCCACGCCCAGGCAGCCACCACATACCCCACACCCAGGCAGCCACCACATACCCCACACCCAGGCAGCCACCATATACCACTCGCCCAGGCAGCCACCATATACCACCCGCCCAGGCAGCCACCATATACCACCCGCCCAGGCAGCCACCATATACCACCCGCCCAGGCAGCCACCACATACCCCACGCCCAGGCAGCCACCACATACCCCACACCCAGGCAGCCACCACATACCCCACACCCAGGCAGCCACCATATACCACTCGCCCAGGCAGCCACCATATACCACCCGCCCAGGCAGCCACCCCGCCCAGGCAGCCACCACTACCACCCCCAGGCAGCCACCATATACCACCCGCCCAGGCAGCCACCATATACCACCCGCCCAGGCAGCCACCATATACCACCCGCCCAGGCAGCCACCACATACCACCCGCCCAGGCAGCCACCACATACCACCCGCCCAGGCAGCCACCATATACCACCCGCCCAGGCAGCCACCACATACCACCCGCCCAGGCAGCCACCACATACCACCAGCCCAGGCAGCCACCATATACCACCCGCCCAGGCAGCCACCACATACCACCCGCCCAGGCAGCCACCACATACCACCCGCCCAGGCAGCCACCATATACCACCCGCCCAGGCAGCCACCACATACCACCCTCCCAGGCAGCCACCACATACCCCACGCCCAGGCAGCCACCACATACCCCACGCCCAGGCAGCCACCAGTCGCCATCAGTAA